The Trypanosoma brucei brucei TREU927 chromosome 4, complete sequence genomic sequence GCGAAAACAGCATACATGACTTTATGTGTTAGGAGGAGAAGCGAGAGCCAGAACTGCTTATGCGAAGAAATTGCGGTGGAGAAGCTGGCCAGCATCTTGTTACCCATCAAAGAGAGTTGCACAGGTACAATAATTTCACCCTCCTGCCAGCGGAGACAACTCGGTGAGTGAATATCTGGGACGGCAACAACATCCATGAAGATTCCCACCGCTGTTTCCTTGGTCTTTTGGTAGGTGTTGCCTTCCGAAACAACCTCCAGTGCTTGAGAAACGAACGCAACATTTGTCATAACGAGCATAACAGCGGCCGCTTTCTCCAATTGATTGAGGAGTACGGTTGCATCAGGGACGTCGCGGACAGGAATGAAATTGGCCAATTCGTACTTGATGTGTTGTTCAAGATCCAAGATGCTCCTCAGCTTGTCGTAGCTTAGATGATGTTGTGCGCACCACATCTTCGCTGCGGTGACATCTTCTCCACTTTTGGCAAACTGTACACGAAACAATAGAACGGCCTTCATCACAGCCAAAATATCGCTTCGCATACCGCAGCACATTTCGCGCATAGAGTTCTCCGTTTCTTCCATTGCTCCAGCCACGTCATGTCGCCACCGTCGCTTCTTCTCAGGTTGGTTAGGTGCGAAGGGCGAGAGGCTACTCGTCACGGCTGCTGCCAAAATCGTTAGCGACTCCAACCCAGTGAAGAAGCCGTAGAGAACAAGCATACCGGGAAGTGGAGAAACAGGAATGAGTTGGAGTAGGCGACCGACAAACGTGTACTCGTATTCATCGATATCGGCGAATACAACATTTTTCGCCTCCTCCAGAACCAGTGGGCTCCATTCGCTATTGGTATGGATCTCAGAAATGCACTCACCAACTGCCAATGGATCTTTACGGTGCAATATACAGCCTAGGTTGCAGAGTGTATCCATCGCGGTGGCGATGGTCTCTAGCAGTGGCTGACCGTGACAAATACTAAATATTGCAACAGGATTAGACACAAGCTGCAGGCAATGCAGTGAAAGCTCATCAATGCGTGAGTTTTCAATAGGAGGATGCATATGCTCCGGTAGGGCGGCGACAGCTTCAGCggaaagcaaacagaagTAAAACCCCTGTTGAACGCGGCCAATGCGACCACGGCGTTGGGCAATGTTCCCTTTGGATACCCACTGTGTCATGAGTGGCGGGTGCAACACGGTCGCAGGGTTCTCCTTGTTAACCTTTGGCCTCTTCACCAACACCATGTCAATAACAAAGACTACATCGGGAAGGGTAATGGACACCTCAGCAATATCCGTTGCGAGGTATATTTTCTGGCGATTGTGCCCACGGCGTTTGATGGCTTCCTGAATCACCGAGAGATCCACAGCGCTATGCCACGGGATGATGTCCACAGGTTTGCGAAGGTTCAACTCGAGCCACATATGCATTTGCTCAACCTGACCACGGCCAGGTAGGAAGACAAGGATTGCGTGCTGGGGATCGGTGCAAGTGTTGAGGTATAATAGAAGTGCCTGCGCAATTGCAGTGTGCTTTTCCATCAGTGGGTATTCCACTCCGCGTTGCACAATGTTCGGTGGTTCGTCATACATTGTTCCAACAAGCGTGCACACATCCTCCATAAAGTAGTCGTGGATCAGATGCTTGGGTTCACTTTGTTTGTACGTTGCCACCTTCAGCCCAGCAAAATACGCTTCCCAGCCCTCCGTGTCAAGTGTCGCGCTCATCAAGATAAGTTTAAACTGTGCGGTACGTCGAAGGAGGCACAAGCGTAGCAATGCCACTGTCACTTCAATGTCCGGCTGCCGCTCGTGAAACTCATCAAGGACGATGTGCGTGAAGGGCGGCCGGAGTGGAGTGTTCAGCAGATGCAGTAGAAGCGTATAACTTGTCATGTACCAAAGCCGCGTTTGCACATCACCACACTTATCTCCCCGAATCCAATATCCAACGTCCTCGCCAACTGCTTCCCGGCGGAGTTCGGCAACTCGAGTGGCTATGGAAACTGTGGCTGTACGACGGGGCTGAGTGCTCACCACACGAGTGTCATTGGATAATTCAAGAAGCGCTTTTGGAACCGAAGTGCTCTTTCCACTTCCTGTATCGGTGCATATGAAAACAACATCGTGCTGATCAATAAGGTTGAGAATAACAGGAATGTCAATACGCTCGCTAACAATAGTGTTGATATTCAAACTCCCTTGTTTGGCGTATCGGTCAAGGAAGGTTGAATGCGCAACTTGTTGAGCTGCCTGGAGTTCCTGAAACGTTTGGAACCTCTTTTGGTACTCGGGATCAGTGCGCAGCGCCTCCTCGTGGAACTTCTGCGCTTCCTTCATCATCTCGAGGCGTCGCTGCAGTCGCTCTTTCTTTACCTCACGCTCCCCGCGGTGCCGCTGTGCGCGCACCGTTTCATTCCGTCTTTCTTTCTCGTTCCTCTTGGGGCCTTCTGCAGCAACTCGCGCGGCTATGGGGTTCCCAACCTTCGCATTCGGCGCAGGGGCTTCTTTCACTTGCTTTTCAGGGAAAAGGGCCGCGAGCTTCTCCACAGCATTTGTTCCTGCGTTGTCTTggtccttttgttgttgcggcTGCTGGAGAGATCGGGGTTTT encodes the following:
- a CDS encoding ATP-dependent RNA helicase, putative, whose protein sequence is MGKKTRDGPKGGVGNAIKEMSTTTVTTTTTTTSGEGKWTSSEGGNLLTWLSQVAPQQQKQNQQSRGAIDYLNKANARKNAKPSKSSAGRPPAAETTSTKPEVPKPRSLQQPQQQKDQDNAGTNAVEKLAALFPEKQVKEAPAPNAKVGNPIAARVAAEGPKRNEKERRNETVRAQRHRGEREVKKERLQRRLEMMKEAQKFHEEALRTDPEYQKRFQTFQELQAAQQVAHSTFLDRYAKQGSLNINTIVSERIDIPVILNLIDQHDVVFICTDTGSGKSTSVPKALLELSNDTRVVSTQPRRTATVSIATRVAELRREAVGEDVGYWIRGDKCGDVQTRLWYMTSYTLLLHLLNTPLRPPFTHIVLDEFHERQPDIEVTVALLRLCLLRRTAQFKLILMSATLDTEGWEAYFAGLKVATYKQSEPKHLIHDYFMEDVCTLVGTMYDEPPNIVQRGVEYPLMEKHTAIAQALLLYLNTCTDPQHAILVFLPGRGQVEQMHMWLELNLRKPVDIIPWHSAVDLSVIQEAIKRRGHNRQKIYLATDIAEVSITLPDVVFVIDMVLVKRPKVNKENPATVLHPPLMTQWVSKGNIAQRRGRIGRVQQGFYFCLLSAEAVAALPEHMHPPIENSRIDELSLHCLQLVSNPVAIFSICHGQPLLETIATAMDTLCNLGCILHRKDPLAVGECISEIHTNSEWSPLVLEEAKNVVFADIDEYEYTFVGRLLQLIPVSPLPGMLVLYGFFTGLESLTILAAAVTSSLSPFAPNQPEKKRRWRHDVAGAMEETENSMREMCCGMRSDILAVMKAVLLFRVQFAKSGEDVTAAKMWCAQHHLSYDKLRSILDLEQHIKYELANFIPVRDVPDATVLLNQLEKAAAVMLVMTNVAFVSQALEVVSEGNTYQKTKETAVGIFMDVVAVPDIHSPSCLRWQEGEIIVPVQLSLMGNKMLASFSTAISSHKQFWLSLLLLTHKVMYAVFADDEGEFYVFSVKYYSTERYLETDAATGSAILQFRQMLSSVGQALRLLRDYQHLYDDEFADVLNDHGLKPLRDMQCEVVTAMAAFFNNTENITVDEVEHEEDDLDEVSMISLALPKRG